In Eschrichtius robustus isolate mEscRob2 chromosome 2, mEscRob2.pri, whole genome shotgun sequence, a single window of DNA contains:
- the HTR1A gene encoding 5-hydroxytryptamine receptor 1A: protein MDVLSPLQGNNTTSSQGPFGTRANATGISDVTFSYQVITSLLLGTLIFCAVLGNACVVAAIALERSLQNVANYLIGSLAVTDLMVSVLVLPMAALYQVLNKWTLGQVTCDLFIALDVLCCTSSILHLCAIALDRYWAITDPIDYVNKRTPRRAAALISLTWLIGFLISIPPMLGWRTPEDRSDPDACTISKDHGYTIYSTFGAFYIPLLLMLVLYGRIFRAARFRIRKTVKKEEKKVTNNRLGASPAPQPRKSVNGEPGSKDWRQGMENKATGAPCANGAVRLGEEGAALEVIEVHRVGNSKEHLPLPSEAGAAPCVPASFEKKNERNAEAKRKMALARERKTVKTLGIIMGTFILCWLPFFIVALVLPFCESSCHMPTLLGAIINWLGYSNSLLNPVIYAYFNKDFQNAFKKIIKCKFCRR from the coding sequence ATGGATGTGCTCAGCCCCTTACAGGGCAACAACACCACGTCGTCCCAGGGTCCCTTCGGGACACGCGCCAACGCTACTGGCATCTCCGACGTGACCTTCAGCTACCAAGTGATCACCTCTCTGCTGCTGGGCACGCTCATCTTCTGCGCGGTGCTGGGCAATGCGTGCGTGGTGGCCGCCATCGCCTTGGAGCGCTCCCTGCAGAACGTGGCGAACTATCTTATAGGCTCGCTGGCCGTCACAGACCTCATGGTGTCGGTGCTGGTGCTGCCCATGGCCGCGTTGTACCAGGTGCTCAACAAGTGGACTCTGGGACAGGTCACCTGTGACCTGTTCATCGCCCTCGACGTGCTGTGCTGCACCTCGTCCATCCTACACCTGTGCGCTATCGCGCTGGACAGGTACTGGGCCATCACAGACCCCATCGACTACGTGAACAAGAGGACGCCCCGGCGCGCAGCTGCACTCATCTCGCTCACCTGGCTCATTGGCTTCCTCATCTCCATCCCGCCCATGCTGGGCTGGCGCACCCCGGAAGACCGCTCGGACCCCGACGCGTGCACCATCAGCAAGGACCACGGCTACACTATTTACTCCACCTTCGGCGCTTTCTACATCCCGCTGCTGCTCATGCTGGTTCTCTACGGGCGCATCTTCCGAGCCGCGCGATTCCGCATCCGCAAGACAgtcaagaaggaggagaagaaggtaACCAACAACCGCCTTGGGGCGTCGCCAGCCCCGCAGCCCAGAAAGAGCGTAAATGGTGAGCCGGGTAGCAAAGACTGGAGGCAGGGCATGGAGAACAAGGCTACAGGGGCTCCGTGCGCCAATGGAGCCGTGAGGCTGGGCGAAGAAGGCGCCGCCCTGGAGGTGATCGAAGTGCACCGGGTGGGCAACTCCAAAGAGCACCTGCCGCTGCCCAGCGAGGCCGGTGCTGCCCCCTGCGTCCCCGCCTCCTTCGAGAAGAAAAATGAGCGCAACGCCGAGGCCAAGCGTAAGATGGCCCTGGCCCGCGAGAGGAAGACGGTGAAGACTCTGGGCATCATCATGGGCACCTTCATCCTCTGCTGGTTGCCGTTCTTCATCGTGGCCCTGGTCCTGCCCTTCTGCGAAAGCAGCTGCCACATGCCCACCCTGTTGGGCGCCATAATCAACTGGCTGGGCTACTCCAACTCTCTGCTCAACCCTGTCATTTACGCCTACTTCAACAAGGACTTCCAAAACGCATTTAAGAAGATCATCAAGTGCAAGTTCTGCCGCCGATGA